GGCATTGATCGTGTGAGTCCCGACCGTCGGCTGGGCGGCGAGCAGCGAGAGCCAGGAATCCCTCTCGTTCGCGAGGGGGAGGAGTCAATCCCAGCGGAAGAGGCGCGCAGCGCCACCCAGCCCTAGTACCGCCCAGCAGGTCAGCACGGCCGCGTCGCCCCACGGCAGCGCGGCCCCGTGCTGGAGCACCTCGCGCAGGCCGTCGGACAGGGCCGAGATGGGCAGCAGGCCCAGTACGGCTTGAACGGTGTCCGGGAACTTCTCCAGCGGCACGATCACCCCGCCGCCGACCAGCAGCAGCAGGAAGACCAGGTTGGCGGCGGCCAGGGTGATCTCCGCCTTGAGGGTGCCCGCCATCAGCAGCCCCAGCCCGGAGAAGGCGGCGGTGCCGAGCAGGATCAGCACGCCGACCGACAGCGGGTTCCCCTGCGGGGACCAGCCCAGCGCGAGGGCGATCACCGTCAGCAGGGCGATCTGGAGCACCTCGGTGACCAGCACCGACAGGGTCTTGGCCGCCATCAGCGCCCAGCGCGGCAGCGGGGAGGCCCCGAGCCGCTTGAGGACCCCGTAGCGGCGGTCGAAGCCGGTGGCGATGGCCTGGCCGGTGAAGGCGGTGGACATCACGGCGAGGGCCAGGATGCCGGGGGCGAGGAAGTCGACAGACTTCCCTGCTCCTGTGTCGATGATGTCGACGGCCGAGAACAGGGTCAGCAGGAGCGCCGGGATGATCACGGTCAGCAGCAGCTGCTCCCCGTTGCGCAGCAGCATCCGGGTCTCCAGTGCCGTCTGCGCGAGGATCATGCGGCCCACGGGCGCGGCCCCCGGGCGGGGGGTGAACGTACCGGCGCTCATGCGCGCAGCTCCTTACCGGTCAGTTCCAGGAAGACGTCTTCGAGGGTGTGCCGCTCCACCGAGAGGCTGTCCGGCATCACGCCGTGCTGCGCGCACCAGGAGGCGACGGTGGCCAGCAGCTGCGGGTGGACGTCGCCGGTGACCCGGTAGACGCCCGGCGTGAGCTCGGCGGCCTCGGTGCCGTCGGGCAGAGCCTTGAGCAGCGAGGCGAGGTCGAGGGAGGGGCGGCCGGTGAAGCGCAGGGTGTTCTCGGCGCCGCCCCGGCACAGCTGCTCGGGGCTGCCGTGGACGATGACCTTGCCCGCGTCCACGATGGCGACCTCGTCCGAGAGCTGCTCGGCCTCGTCCATGTGGTGGGTGGTGAGGACGACGGTCACCCCGTCGGCCCGCAGTTCCCGTACGAGTTCCCAGGTCGCGCGGCGGGCCTGCGGGTCCAGGCCGGCGGTGGGCTCGTCCAGGAAGACCAGCTCGGGGCGGCCGACCACGGCCATGGCCAGGGCCAGGCGCTGCTGCTGGCCGCCGGAGAGCCGACGGTAGGGGGTGCGCCCGCAGCCGCCGAGGCCGAGGCGTTCCACCAGGGGGTCCACATCGAGCGGGTGGGCGTACAGCTTGGCCATGTGGCGCAGCATCTCGACGGCGCGGGCCCCGGAGTAGACGCCTCCGGACTGGAGCATCACGCCGATCCGGGGGCGCAGCGCCTCGGCCTGGGCGACCGGGTCGAGGCCGAGGACACGGACGGTGCCGGCGTCCGGGCGGCGGTAGCCCTCGCAGGTTTCCACAGTGGTCGTCTTGCCCGCGCCGTTGGGACCGAGGACCGCGGTGACGGAGGCCCTCCGGACGGTGAGGTCCAGTCCGTCCACCGCTGTTCTGGGGCCGTACCGCTTCACCAGTCCGCGGATCTCCACGGCGGGGTCGTTGCTCATGGGGGATGAGTCTACGGAGCCGGGTGGGGGGTCCTAGGTCCCGGGGGCGCAAGGGTCACGGGCCCGCGCATCGATGACCTTTTCGCGCGGTCCGGGCGCGGCCCGGACCCTAGCGTTGAAGGAACAGCATCGCTCAGAACGTCGAAGCCACCTCGGGACAGGCCGAGCACAAGGCCCACGACCTGGGGCATCCGCCGCGATTCTTCGTTTCGGCGGTGCTCGCGGGGGCGTACATCGCCATCGGCGAGGTGCTGCTGCTGGTGGCGGTCTCGCCGTTCGTGGCCAACGGTTCGGCGGCGGTGAAGCTGCTGGAGGGCGCGGTCTTCCCGATCGCCCTGACCATCGTGATGTTCGCCGGTGCGCAGCTCTTCACGAGCAACGTGATGGTGATGCTGGTCGGCGCGCTGTCCGGCCGGACCGGGGTCGGGCACCTGCTGTCCTCGTGGGCCCTGTGCCTGGCCGGCAACCTGCTGGGGGCCTTTGCCTTCGGGGCGATGGTGCACGCCTCCGGGGTGACCTCCACGCCGTCCGCGCGGGCCATGCTCACCGAGATGGTCCACGGGAAGATCGCGCTGAGCGGCGGACAGCTCTTCTGGCGTGCGGTGCTGTGCAACATGCTCGTCTGCCTGGGCATCTGGATGTTCACCCGGGCCCGGGGAGATGGCGCGAAGATCTTCGTGCTGTGGCTGCCCGTGGCGGTATTCGTCGCCGTGGGATTCGAACACTGCGTTGCGAACATGGCCCTTTTCAGCCTCGCGATCCTGGATGGCCCAGTGTCGTTCGGTGATCTTTTCCGGAACCTGATGTTCACCGTGCCGGGAAACATCGTGGGCGGAGGACTGCTGGTGGGAGCCGTTTACTGGTTCGCCGGAGGGGCCAGACGAGAAGGCGGACTGTTTGCCTCCGAATAACTCTGCGTCGATAAATAAGGTAACCCTTAGTGATGGATGCCACCAGGAGTGGCCTCCGTCACGGCTTGTCGGGGCTCGGTTAATTACGCAACAATGGCGTTGTGAAATACGGCGAACGGCAGACGGAGATCCCCCAGGGGGAGCTCGCCACCGGGGAGCGGTCAACCCGCAACCGCGTGGCGCGCTCGATCCTGGACCACGGTCCGTCCACCGTCGCCGACCTCGCCCAGCGTCTCGGCCTCACCCAGGCCGCCGTCCGCCGCCACCTCGACACGCTCGTCACCGACGACGTGGTCGCATCCCGTGAGCAGCGTGTGTACGGCGCACGCACCCGGGGTCGGCCCGCCAAGGTCTTCGCGCTCACCGACTGCGGCCGCGACGCCTTCGACCAGTCCTACGACACGCTCGCCGCGGACGCCCTGCGCTGGATCGCGCAGTCCGTCGGCGGAGGCGAGGAGGGGGAGGCGGCAGTCGCCGCCTTCGCCAGGGCCCGGATGGAGACGCAGGCGCGGAGCTACCGGGAAGCCGTCGACGCGGCCGCCCCGGCGGAGCGCACGGAGGCCCTTGCCAGGGCGTTGACCGCGGACGGGTACGCTGCTACGGCGAAGAGCGCTCCCGGTCCGCACAGCGGTGAACAGCTCTGTCAGCACCACTGCCCGGTCGCACATGTCGCCGAGCAGTTCCCGCAGCTCTGCGAGGCGGAGACCGAGGTCTTCTCCCGTCTGCTCGGGACACATGTGCAGCGGCTCGCCACGATCGCCCACGGCGACGGGGTGTGCACCACGTTCATTCCGCGTAGCGCGAGCGCCACACAGACCGACACATCAGTATCTGCAAGTACGGCCGGGAGGAACCCCGCATG
This genomic window from Streptomyces sp. NBC_01351 contains:
- a CDS encoding helix-turn-helix transcriptional regulator — translated: MKYGERQTEIPQGELATGERSTRNRVARSILDHGPSTVADLAQRLGLTQAAVRRHLDTLVTDDVVASREQRVYGARTRGRPAKVFALTDCGRDAFDQSYDTLAADALRWIAQSVGGGEEGEAAVAAFARARMETQARSYREAVDAAAPAERTEALARALTADGYAATAKSAPGPHSGEQLCQHHCPVAHVAEQFPQLCEAETEVFSRLLGTHVQRLATIAHGDGVCTTFIPRSASATQTDTSVSASTAGRNPA
- a CDS encoding ABC transporter permease → MSAGTFTPRPGAAPVGRMILAQTALETRMLLRNGEQLLLTVIIPALLLTLFSAVDIIDTGAGKSVDFLAPGILALAVMSTAFTGQAIATGFDRRYGVLKRLGASPLPRWALMAAKTLSVLVTEVLQIALLTVIALALGWSPQGNPLSVGVLILLGTAAFSGLGLLMAGTLKAEITLAAANLVFLLLLVGGGVIVPLEKFPDTVQAVLGLLPISALSDGLREVLQHGAALPWGDAAVLTCWAVLGLGGAARLFRWD
- a CDS encoding ABC transporter ATP-binding protein, whose amino-acid sequence is MSNDPAVEIRGLVKRYGPRTAVDGLDLTVRRASVTAVLGPNGAGKTTTVETCEGYRRPDAGTVRVLGLDPVAQAEALRPRIGVMLQSGGVYSGARAVEMLRHMAKLYAHPLDVDPLVERLGLGGCGRTPYRRLSGGQQQRLALAMAVVGRPELVFLDEPTAGLDPQARRATWELVRELRADGVTVVLTTHHMDEAEQLSDEVAIVDAGKVIVHGSPEQLCRGGAENTLRFTGRPSLDLASLLKALPDGTEAAELTPGVYRVTGDVHPQLLATVASWCAQHGVMPDSLSVERHTLEDVFLELTGKELRA
- a CDS encoding formate/nitrite transporter family protein, whose protein sequence is MAQNVEATSGQAEHKAHDLGHPPRFFVSAVLAGAYIAIGEVLLLVAVSPFVANGSAAVKLLEGAVFPIALTIVMFAGAQLFTSNVMVMLVGALSGRTGVGHLLSSWALCLAGNLLGAFAFGAMVHASGVTSTPSARAMLTEMVHGKIALSGGQLFWRAVLCNMLVCLGIWMFTRARGDGAKIFVLWLPVAVFVAVGFEHCVANMALFSLAILDGPVSFGDLFRNLMFTVPGNIVGGGLLVGAVYWFAGGARREGGLFASE